From the bacterium genome, one window contains:
- the zwf gene encoding glucose-6-phosphate dehydrogenase: MSAVSTPSPLREGLRLRRMPDPCAVVIFGATGDLTAKKLMPALYTHARLGMIPANLSVVGVARRPKTDEAFRAEMAQAVLGPSAVSGTPDLWGAFAQGLFYVQAEFHDPEGYERLRATLERVDQERGTAGNRLFYLATAPEFYNDIIQQLDRHGLVERPASGRGDGRRPWTRVVVEKPFGRDTRSAQALNRALLRVFREGQVYRIDHYLGKETVQNILVFRFANGIFEPLWNQHFIDHVQITVAESGGVEERAGYYETAGVVRDILQNHMVQLLTLVAMEAPVAFEPDQVRDEKVKVLRAARRLTPDDVAAEVVLGQYEAGVVGGQEVPGYRAEARVAAASRTPTFAAMRLFLDSWRWAGVPFYLRTGKRLPKRATEIAVQFKQAPLPLFREGGREPNLLTLNIQPDEGISLRFIAKAPGTAMSLRPVNMGFQYGTAFGGEELNAYERLLLDCMLGDPTLFTRRDEVEAAWELFEPVLSWWEKSDPPPPVLLYEAGTWGPEAARPLVERDGRRWRRL, from the coding sequence ATGAGTGCGGTTTCGACACCATCCCCGCTCCGGGAGGGCCTCCGGCTCCGGCGGATGCCCGATCCGTGCGCGGTGGTCATCTTCGGCGCCACGGGCGACCTCACGGCGAAGAAGCTGATGCCGGCCCTCTACACCCACGCGCGGCTCGGCATGATCCCGGCCAACCTCTCGGTCGTCGGCGTCGCCCGCCGGCCCAAGACCGACGAGGCGTTCCGCGCGGAGATGGCCCAGGCCGTGCTCGGTCCGTCCGCGGTATCCGGGACGCCCGACCTGTGGGGCGCGTTCGCGCAGGGGCTCTTCTACGTCCAGGCGGAGTTCCACGATCCGGAGGGCTACGAGCGGCTCCGCGCGACCCTGGAGCGCGTGGATCAGGAACGGGGCACCGCCGGCAACCGTCTCTTCTACCTGGCCACGGCGCCCGAGTTCTACAACGACATCATCCAGCAGTTGGACCGGCACGGTCTCGTCGAGCGGCCCGCCTCCGGCCGCGGGGACGGCCGCCGCCCCTGGACCCGCGTCGTCGTCGAGAAACCGTTCGGGCGGGACACGAGGAGCGCCCAGGCGCTGAACCGGGCCCTGCTGCGCGTGTTTCGCGAGGGGCAGGTCTACCGCATCGACCACTACCTCGGCAAAGAGACCGTGCAGAACATCCTGGTGTTCCGGTTTGCGAACGGCATCTTCGAGCCGCTGTGGAACCAGCACTTCATCGACCACGTGCAGATCACGGTCGCGGAGTCGGGCGGCGTCGAGGAACGGGCCGGGTACTACGAGACGGCCGGCGTCGTGCGGGATATTCTACAAAACCACATGGTGCAGCTCCTGACCCTCGTCGCGATGGAAGCCCCGGTGGCGTTCGAGCCGGACCAGGTGCGCGACGAGAAGGTGAAAGTCCTCCGGGCGGCGCGCCGGCTGACGCCGGACGACGTCGCCGCGGAGGTGGTCCTCGGTCAGTACGAGGCCGGGGTCGTGGGCGGGCAGGAGGTCCCAGGGTACCGCGCCGAGGCGCGCGTCGCGGCGGCGTCGCGCACGCCGACGTTCGCGGCGATGCGCCTATTCCTCGACAGCTGGCGGTGGGCGGGGGTGCCCTTCTACCTGCGCACCGGCAAGCGGCTGCCGAAGCGCGCGACCGAGATCGCCGTGCAGTTCAAGCAGGCCCCGCTGCCGCTGTTCCGCGAAGGCGGCCGGGAGCCGAATCTTCTCACGCTCAACATTCAGCCGGACGAGGGGATCTCGCTGCGCTTCATCGCGAAGGCGCCCGGCACCGCGATGAGCCTGCGGCCGGTCAACATGGGGTTCCAATACGGGACGGCGTTCGGCGGGGAGGAGCTCAACGCGTACGAGCGGCTGCTGCTCGACTGCATGCTGGGCGACCCGACGCTGTTCACGCGGCGCGACGAAGTCGAGGCGGCCTGGGAGTTGTTCGAGCCGGTGCTCTCGTGGTGGGAGAAGTCCGACCCGCCTCCCCCGGTCCTGCTCTACGAGGCCGGCACGTGGGGCCCGGAGGCGGCGCGGCCGCTGGTGGAACGCGACGGCCGGAGATGGCGGAGATTGTGA